One segment of Triticum aestivum cultivar Chinese Spring chromosome 2A, IWGSC CS RefSeq v2.1, whole genome shotgun sequence DNA contains the following:
- the LOC123187698 gene encoding lipase, giving the protein MGSRRWVAAAAAAAMVAFLLLSAASHGGRRGPSFNSNNRTFVFNYTLAKTIVEYASAVYMTDLTALYTWTCSRCNDLTKGFEIRCIIVDIQNCLQAFIGVDHNLNAVIVAIRGTQENSVQNWIKDLVWKQVDLNYPNMPDAKVHTGFYSAYNNTLLRPAITNAVRKARRLYGDISIIVTGHSMGGAMASFCALDLAISLGSDTVHLMTFGQPRIGNAAFASYFEQYVPSAIRVTHEHDIVPHLPPYFFFLPRLTYHHFPREVWEHDVDGNTTFRVCDGSGEDPDCCRSVFALFLSASDHLTYMGVEIAADDWSTCRIVMAQSVERLQLYLKSNVITWKNPVDIIIADHSVQTDPSSSS; this is encoded by the exons ATGGGGAGTCGGCGGtgggtcgcggcggcggcggcggcggccatggtggcctTCTTGCTGCTGTCCGCAGCCTCGCACGGAGGACGGAGAG GACCCAGTTTCAACAGCAACAACCGGACTTTTGTTTTTAATTATACCCTAgcgaagactattgtggaatatgCTTCAGCT GTGTATATGACGGACCTAACAGCTCTATATACATGGACATGCTCAAGATGTAATGACTTGACTAAA GGCTTTGAGATTAGGTGTATAATTGTCGATATCCAGAACTGCTTGCAG GCATTCATTGGTGTTGATCATAATCTCAATGCTGTAATCGTTGCAATCAGGGGAACTCAAGAGAACAG TGTACAGAACTGGATTAAGGACCTGGTATGGAAGCAGGTTGACCTAAACTATCCAAACATGCCTGATGCGAAG GTCCACACTGGATTTTACTCTGCTTACAATAATACACTTTTACGTCCAGCCATCACAAATGCTGTTCGCAAGGCAAGAAGATTGTATGGAGATATTAGCATAATAGTTACAGGGCATTCGATGGGAGGAGCTATGGCTTCTTTCTGTGCACTTGATCTCGCT ATTAGCCTTGGAAGTGACACTGTTCATCTCATGACTTTTGGGCAACCACGTATTGGCAATGCTGCCTTTGCCTCCTACTTTGAACAATATGTACCCAGTGCGATCCGAGTGACACATGAACATGATATTGTGCCTCATTTACCCCCTTATTTCTTCTTCCTCCCGCGCCTGACATACCACCACTTCCCTAGAGAG GTATGGGAACATGATGTTGATGGCAACACAACCTTCCGAGTTTGCGACGGCAGCGGAGAAGATCCAGATTGTTGCAG GAGTGTGTTTGCGTTGTTCTTGAGCGCCTCAGACCATCTGACCTACATGGGTGTTGAGATAGCAGCAGACGACTGGAGCACCTGCAGAATCGTCATGGCCCAGAGCGTCGAACGGCTCCAATTGTATCTTAAGAGTAATGTTATCACGTGGAAGAACCCTGTCGATATCATCATTGCAGATCATAGCGTGCAGACTGATCCGAGCAGTTCCAGCTAG
- the LOC123184856 gene encoding uncharacterized protein, with amino-acid sequence MGADGAELEILIGLSSQTCKVIPEEFTRQLDNDPIKQRFLKRLVDILNANMKPSAHCPGIRRVILEQVIHLMECNPRYADCFNEFKIIEALSRVEQTVSKAENYKLFMADAGFMEYSTPMSALVARAKELMSRD; translated from the coding sequence ATGGGCGCGGATGGGGCAGAACTAGAGATCTTGATTGGACTTAGTTCACAGACATGTAAAGTTATTCCTGAAGAGTTCACGCGACAACTAGATAATGATCCGATTAAGCAGAGATTTCTGAAGAGGCTTGTCGACATACTGAATGCAAATATGAAACCTAGCGCTCATTGTCCTGGAATCAGGAGGGTGATACTTGAGCAAGTCATACACTTGATGGAGTGCAATCCTCGCTATGCAGATTGCTTCAACGAATTCAAGATAATTGAAGCACTATCAAGGGTAGAACAAACAGTGTCAAAAGCTGAGAACTACAAGCTCTTCATGGCTGATGCAGGTTTCATGGAGTACAGCACGCCTATGTCTGCTCTTGTGGCAAGAGCAAAAGAGCTTATGTCTCGTGACTGA
- the LOC123191555 gene encoding uncharacterized protein, whose translation MQEGVLAPMKISLSNFAMDSVNLDSSKNQLHGIRLMHSFLQWEPTKAQLLSTLTTSTKTVARIIRMLDRTSPKDTGIRIYAAMVTTELAKNLRVVTIPGTVQLVSALLDTDIRLKRGNPLLDTYHEQEEIHDPVVNTEDTQQAADNQLQKRSKLLVLDTENLMQTQTSSTQQVGIYKKKSFMLRCWQRFSEFWSMPKDQLLTDHDLLPALAMSIIDSLASCDQDICVEISKADYLIPKIIGFTSYRSDTMNTEAQQKILLKSSLKVLQRLTSIGGEIGTTLRYKISKHPFLLSNLSDILGDNSSSQESRKLVAEILKNIAIDEKTRQDIGCVEVIITKLVQAFLYAEGTMNTNADHLLRKVAGQALAMLTIESVHNCLVILKEPELMKELKTMILIHDNKYIYVAASVLSNLSMHARSKLKESDLQELSHTLREVTAANSSNMCTITDG comes from the coding sequence ATGCAAGAAGGTGTGCTTGCTCCAATGAAGATCAGCCTGAGCAACTTTGCCATGGATTCTGTAAATTTGGATTCATCCAAGAATCAGCTCCACGGTATTCGTTTGATGCACAGCTTTCTGCAATGGGAGCCAACCAAGGCACAACTACTTTCAACACTCACTACTTCTACCAAGACGGTGGCCAGAATAATCAGAATGTTGGATCGGACAAGTCCAAAGGATACAGGTATCAGAATATATGCTGCGATGGTCACCACTGAACTTGCAAAGAACCTTCGTGTGGTCACTATCCCTGGTACAGTGCAGCTTGTATCTGCACTTCTTGACACTGATATCAGACTGAAAAGAGGAAATCCACTCCTAGACACATACCATGAACAAGAAGAAATACATGATCCAGTTGTCAATACAGAAGATACCCAACAAGCAGCTGACAACCAATTGCAGAAACGAAGCAAACTTCTGGTTCTGGACACCGAAAATCTGATGCAAACACAAACGAGCTCGACCCAACAAGTTGGCATCTACAAAAAGAAGTCCTTCATGCTCAGATGCTGGCAGCGATTTTCAGAATTCTGGTCAATGCCCAAGGATCAGCTGCTCACAGACCACGATCTTCTGCCTGCACTAGCCATGTCAATTATAGACAGTCTTGCTAGCTGTGATCAAGACATTTGTGTGGAAATCAGCAAAGCAGATTACCTCATTCCGAAGATCATCGGATTCACAAGCTACAGAAGTGACACGATGAATACTGAGGCACAGCAGAAGATACTGCTGAAATCATCACTGAAGGTGCTGCAAAGGCTAACAAGCATTGGTGGGGAAATCGGCACAACACTGCGGTACAAGATATCAAAACATCCCTTCCTATTGAGTAACCTCTCAGACATCCTTGGAGACAACAGCAGCAGCCAGGAATCAAGGAAGTTGGTTGCGGAAATCCTCAAAAACATTGCCATTGATGAGAAAACGAGGCAGGACATTGGTTGCGTCGAAGTGATCATTACCAAGCTGGTGCAGGCATTTCTTTATGCAGAAGGAACCATGAATACCAATGCTGATCACTTGCTGCGAAAGGTCGCCGGGCAAGCACTGGCCATGCTGACAATAGAAAGTGTCCATAACTGCTTGGTTATATTGAAGGAACCAGAGTTGATGAAGGAACTCAAAACTATGATCCTGATCCATGATAATAAGTACATATATGTGGCGGCAAGTGTGTTGAGTAATCTGAGCATGCACGCTCGATCCAAGCTCAAAGAGTCAGACCTGCAGGAGTTATCTCATACCTTACGAGAGGTGACCGCTGCTAATTCAAGCAATATGTGCACTATTACAGATGGATAA